Below is a genomic region from Vanessa tameamea isolate UH-Manoa-2023 chromosome 14, ilVanTame1 primary haplotype, whole genome shotgun sequence.
tataatatttcaaatacgaTCCACCGCTTGTAAAAATCACTTAAATACAATCACAGCttagttttattacataattattattataaaaagttcgTACTATTTTACAAACATGATGCCGCAtcaaattttcttataaaattgtattatcacTTTTCGTTATCTAAAGTAACACTGTATTCCCATTATTTATTCCTTAATAACATAACCTAACTCCTTCATTTCTTTATCGAACTGTTCGTcgcgatattttttaattttctgcagcCATTTTCCAGTGGACGCATGGCTCCTACACGTACCCCCATACCGTGCTGGTAGACAAGCCGGGTCTAAGTGCTGATGGAGTGACTTCAAATCACTACCGTGGAAGAATATTTTGTCCCATGCTTGCTGAGGTATGAATTTCTTGAAAATATAGAAGAACGTGTTCAATATCCAGGAGTAATTGATTATGTGGCAGCTTTTTAGTCGTGCTGGACATGACATCTAGAAAAATAGTACTTATAAGCACAGGTTCCTACTATCGCTGCGCACCAAACGTGCTGGtcaaagcaattttttttgtttcttactatttaacttaattaacaaaaaatgacttatgttctaaaattataaaaacataaataaaaatactacacCCTTTCTAGTAGtgaattgtatatgtatgtatacgtatATAGTAATTTGAACATACCCCCATCAAAGACACGATCTGGTAAGCAATGGTTGGTGTAAGAGTCGCCACGTGTCGCAGTGTCAATCCTTCCAAATCAACGATGACTGTTCCCCCTAAAATCTGAATCTTTGGTTGCCGTATAGCGATTTCAGTTATCGCCATTCCAGCTCGAACTAGATCCTCCACATTGAACTCACTCGGGTCCCATGTTCCTGTAAAAATGTCcggtaaataaatgtttataaattatatgaaaacctctttaaataaataagataagggaattttaagaataatattgatGACTTTGATATTAGGTTAATgagttcgtttatttttaaatattcagaattttttttttgttgcatcAAGGGGATCAATGTCAAGGGGTTAGCTTAAACAGGTATATAGcctgattaataaataagtcaatgGTTTTTTCAGGAAATTGTAAGTAGCTCTCGGAGTAACAATATTGGCTGACTGGCTGTCACACTCCCTCGCACTTTAAAAAGCAAGTACAGCCGTTGGTACTGCGATTCTGATCACACTGGTTAGATGGTCGTTCCATAGTACTATGAGAGTGAGGAAATTGAAATGATaccattgtattataaaatatatgcatgTGTGTGTGGTTGTACTCGATAATATAAAGATTAGTTACCGAATCCGAGATTTGATtgcgtaatatataaatatttttaatataactatttttaagataaattaagcgGAGAAATCgatcaattttaaacattttaaatcttCTCATGGAACCTTAGTATCGAACTAAGTTAGTCGTCGAGCAAGTGTCCGAAACCggaacttttaataaaatacgaagtTTCTAGAATGTTCTGGCAAAAAATGACGCGTATGAGTTTTATATCGTGACTACACTtatgtgtattattaaaaatattgttatgacgtaaaaaactaatgaacattGCTACATTACTAGCATCGCATCCAGTCGAAATTTACGAGTAGATAAcgtttatagataaaattcCGTTAGTAATTTTGTACACGTTTATCActgatatttatatgttttgaataaaatgaGTTTCATTTaccttcatttataataaaaacctaaGTTAAAGAAGATCCTAAAACAGCGTTTTTAGTTTCACGAATTCTATTGAAAAGTTTACATATAAATGATTGTATATTACACgtttttcgtttaattaaattttcagttaGTTTTCCTTCAACCCTCGAGTTGATCTGTAAATctctttcaaaatcaaaatattctttattcaagcaggctcaTAAAAGAACTTTTGAGTCGCCATGTTACTGTATCGAATCAAATGTAaagccaccggttcggaaagtagattctactgagaagaaccgtcaaaaactcagtagttactcttttccactattttaattccagagtatgtcagtagaaaacaattaaattattctatgttCTGCCTAGGAATCAATAATACaaaatccacgcttttttatcattaatataatcttgtaatgaGTATTATGCCTTATTTctccatgttttttttacatgatcgttgatttttttatatatggaaTGGTGATAgagttatgattattatttaatattctttatcatATTACCAAACAATATGTAGTCACAAATTGACAATACTATTTTCATGGCCTTTTTACCTATTAaatataggtaaaaaaaaattatgcaaatatgAAATACTTGTGTATTCAAACGCAAtaaactagttttcgcccgGAGCTTCGCTTCATACCGAATTCGGGgatttgcttcataccaaatttcatcaaattcggtttcgtggtttggccgtgaaacagcaacagatagacagagttacattcgcataTAGTACCAGAAGCGatcaaagttattattttaatataaggatCAGTTTGTTACTACTAAATGtgcgttacaaataaattatcagtttttattgtatttacggTTCACTATTTTAGCGATAATGGCTTACAAATGGAAGATAGATATATGCTGTCACTGGATTATTTGATGCTATTTAAGATAACGTGTAATTCTAACGGTTTTTGCAGCGCACGCCAGAATAGGTCGCAAATGGCTAAATTTTCCTACTTACTtaacatattgttatatttggaGAATTCAcacatctttataaattatatcttatgtGGTATTTTGAtgtgtaaaatacatatattatagtaaatctTCGTTGAAATACATTCAATATACCCTgctcaagttagcttgatctttttgacagacgggctagtggtgagaaacagaaaatataacatatatgacagtcgatggaacgatggaatgcgtaatgcaaattagaattcaatttttttttaaattatttttctaaaaagagttataccagctaaagagaccccaaccactagccaaagagaccttAACTAAAAGGACCCCCGGTtctaacaataacttaacaatgatctttaataaggatttttataatcgatatttgtaaaagttactgcctgttattcgcgtccctacggtccgaccgatgtaacattgtacaagcgtctattattttcagtatttctatttaaattttaatctgaaGCAATaagatataatagaaaaagactTAAAATTTCCGGATAACGCTttaatctttaggaacttttgtattgtatgtattttttaaatatttttacaatttttaaaatcattaaattaagagaataatatgttcgtcattgcaaagttatgtcgatcagaaaaatttacatctgtcaaaaagatcaagcttatcttgtacagggtatagttATATTAGTAAGGATATGACAATAACCTATTGCCTGGCAACGACACGTTTCTGACAGGCCCTTCCTTGGTCACGGAGTATATAAAATGCTTTTGGAAACGGCGGATCGGGAAGTGTCAAAcctaaacacattttattttcaatatatatttttttgaaaggtCGCTTAATCTGTACCAAAATATAAATGCTTTGTGTCCTATCCTATACAATTCATTCGATTGAGtagaaactttttatatttatgtagccCTAGTAACATGAAACGGACGGAGCTATCCACATATTACTTTAtggtttttgaaaataataaactaataatctaaaaaaggatttaaactaataaagttttttttttattatacttgtatAAAACACCGATATGTACAATATACGCgccatgtacatatataaaagtaccTAGCGGTGGCGATGAGCGATGACATCATAATGGAGCATGCCATTTGCCATCACGGCATACGAATTTTTCCGataaatgttttacatattctttaactaattatttttgctCTCGAAAAACGCGGAAAACCAGCGGAACCCCCTCCGTCTCTTTGGATGGGATCCCTTTCGCTACCGTGATAAAACTATTAACGATTTGTGCAtcaaaagaataattataaaaaaataagtggaAAATTGTTAGTATTTATACGATACCATTACAAGTTGAAGCTAGAAGGAAATTGAAAAGCAGAAACTACAAGTAGTAATACTCTTGGTCGGTACACTATTAGCCGCTTCCTCATTGTTTCCGATTTGCACGCTACGGAACACTGAAACTACTTGGAATTAATTGGATGCATGTCTCCTGCTTTTCTAAGTTAGGTCGTATAATCGTGTAAATGTATTCGTATATAAGCTTAACTAGatggtataataaataacacgtaTAAATTCCCGTAGAATTTGACTCGTTTTACTTTCATCatcatataaaatcatatatatatatataatattattgtaagacctctttgtataccacattggtgtgtatttcagcctttagggtagaatatccagaaacgcttcaatgcgaatcaactcatttttaatcggtagcccaaaaataaagtttcctgcttctaacttcaaaactgaccgacttccagactaacctgaatacgaaatgttaacccaatttccctccttaggcatacaatatccagaaacgtataaatacgtatcaacgaatttttaatcggtagcccaaaaataaaatttcatgcttctaacttaaaaaatgatggcCTTCCaaattaatctatataagaagTGTCAcaccctattaaaccccttagaggtagaatatctagaaacacttaaatacgtatttactaatttttaatcagtatcccaaaaataaagtttcatatttttaacttaaaaaaagactgactcccataaaaaataattcaacccTTTTTTCACCTTAGTGGAAgtttatctagaaacgcttaaatacgtatctactcattttttatcagtatccctaAAATAAAGTTCATGTTTCTACCTTCAAATAAGatagttttttatacaa
It encodes:
- the LOC113398672 gene encoding clavesin-1-like isoform X2; this encodes MYDCFLEIAFEAELNTKEDPELLAVAPEQCNENPATRATAITQLRKMIFERGECKPHRTDDAYLLRFLRARNFIVPRAHKLLVRYYTFREEYPHLYKGVDLWSLMKVKDAYEGILLDRPDIGRLSIFRFGTWDPSEFNVEDLVRAGMAITEIAIRQPKIQILGGTVIVDLEGLTLRHVATLTPTIAYQIVSLMGMSCPARLKSCHIINYSWILNTFFYIFKKFIPQQAWDKIFFHGSDLKSLHQHLDPACLPARYGGTCRSHASTGKWLQKIKKYRDEQFDKEMKELGYVIKE
- the LOC113398672 gene encoding clavesin-1-like isoform X1; this encodes MTAQNQNIRMYDCFLEIAFEAELNTKEDPELLAVAPEQCNENPATRATAITQLRKMIFERGECKPHRTDDAYLLRFLRARNFIVPRAHKLLVRYYTFREEYPHLYKGVDLWSLMKVKDAYEGILLDRPDIGRLSIFRFGTWDPSEFNVEDLVRAGMAITEIAIRQPKIQILGGTVIVDLEGLTLRHVATLTPTIAYQIVSLMGMSCPARLKSCHIINYSWILNTFFYIFKKFIPQQAWDKIFFHGSDLKSLHQHLDPACLPARYGGTCRSHASTGKWLQKIKKYRDEQFDKEMKELGYVIKE